In Heyndrickxia vini, the sequence ATCCACTCAAAAACCTTTTCTTTATGGATAGCGATCGTTTCACATTTCTGTTTTGCAATAACCCCCAGTGTTTTAATGTTTTCGTTGAAAATTTCAATCTCACCAAAACAACTGTATGAGTGATAAATATATAAGGAGAACATTGTACCCACATAGCTTTGCCTGTATACCTCTGCCATACCTGTTGTAAGTATGAATAGGTAATCATTTTGCTCATCTGGATGAAGAATAAGACTCCCTTTTTCGTGTGTTCTAAAAGTAAAATCTTTTTTAATTTGTGCAGGTGCGTGATTCACTATATTTTTCAAATTCATGACTTTACCTTCTTTTTGATTTTTGGTCATTTGACCTATCTTCATTATAAGTAGAATTATATAATATGGCCAAATAGGAAATGGAGGTCAAAGTATGAGAAAGTTAATTATTGATACAGATACGGGGAGTGATGATGCAGTTGCATTAATAATGGCACTTAAATCGCCGGAAGTTGATGTGCTGGCGATTACGACTGTTTGTGGCAACGTACCTGTGGAACTAGCAACTAAAAATGCCTTAATGACCGTTGAAGTAACGAATGCTCAACAGCCACCTATTTATGTAGGAGCAGCTAAACCACTAATGAGAGATCTTGTAACCGCAGTAAATGTCCATGGTGATGACGGTATGGGAGATGATGACTTAATTCATCCTACTACTTCGCCTAAACTTGGTCACGCAGTTGACGCAATCTTAAACTTGATAGAAAAAAATCAAGAAGAAATTGAAATTGTTGCTATTGGTCCAGTTACAAATATAGCCCTGGCAATATTAAAAGCACCAGAAACCATGAAGAAAGTTAAGCGTATTTATTCCATGGGCACTGCTGGATTTGGTCCCGGAAACACTACACCTGTGGCTGAATTTAATGTATTTGTTGATGCAGAAGCATATAGCATTATGATGAAATCAGGAATACCTATTACTATTATCGGTTTTGATATTTGCCTTGGGGAAGCCTCTTGGAATAGAGAAGACATGAAACTTTTAATGGAGAGCCAAAAGGAAGAAGCAATGTTTGCTGTGCAATGTAATCGTTGCCTTCTCGAATACAACCTCCAAGCAATTGGAGGGCATTTTGTTGATTTGCCTGATGCGGTAGCAATGGGGGTTGTATTGTGGGAAGATATCGTTCTTGAGGACAAGTTATGTTACTGCTATGTATGCACGATAGAAGAAGCTACCTATGGCCAGGTGATCATAAATGACGGGAGTAAGTTAGCCATATCAGATGGTTTTGGCACCAATCTTCCTAATGCAACTGTATGTAAACGTATTGACAATCATTTATTTAAGAACCGGTTATTAGAGATATTGGTGTGCTAACATAGTCTGTGTTTCGATGAAATTTTGAATCGCTAACTATTGATCGGCAGCTTTAGTGTTTAAAATAGGATGGTTAAATGTGGAAGGTGGTTCTAAATCGTAGGAAAGGGGAAGTTTAATGAACGA encodes:
- a CDS encoding nucleoside hydrolase, producing MRKLIIDTDTGSDDAVALIMALKSPEVDVLAITTVCGNVPVELATKNALMTVEVTNAQQPPIYVGAAKPLMRDLVTAVNVHGDDGMGDDDLIHPTTSPKLGHAVDAILNLIEKNQEEIEIVAIGPVTNIALAILKAPETMKKVKRIYSMGTAGFGPGNTTPVAEFNVFVDAEAYSIMMKSGIPITIIGFDICLGEASWNREDMKLLMESQKEEAMFAVQCNRCLLEYNLQAIGGHFVDLPDAVAMGVVLWEDIVLEDKLCYCYVCTIEEATYGQVIINDGSKLAISDGFGTNLPNATVCKRIDNHLFKNRLLEILVC
- a CDS encoding Crp/Fnr family transcriptional regulator, which gives rise to MKIGQMTKNQKEGKVMNLKNIVNHAPAQIKKDFTFRTHEKGSLILHPDEQNDYLFILTTGMAEVYRQSYVGTMFSLYIYHSYSCFGEIEIFNENIKTLGVIAKQKCETIAIHKEKVFEWMKSDFDFNLYIVKQLASKLTLSSDIAAKLSLLTVSDRVLLSIHNHYKMGDLHTLTKQILSSEVCAPIRSLNRSIAQCVSEGLIVYKDKKFHVNSITKLEKHVESYSLS